Proteins from a genomic interval of Equus przewalskii isolate Varuska chromosome 32, EquPr2, whole genome shotgun sequence:
- the GPR31 gene encoding 12-(S)-hydroxy-5,8,10,14-eicosatetraenoic acid receptor, producing the protein MLVLHISLLRKCRTYIFCGTGKIFFLSFCVKEQRAYPEVPGLCSWLPPLSRLQPLTRSVMPLARSVMPLANCSVHSAAVEGSLAVLLVLECGLGLVGNAIALWTFCFRLKVWKPYAVYLFNLVIADLLLTLCLPFHAASYLTHKTWSLGLSACQTLIFLRALSRGVGVAFLTAVALDRYLRVVHPRLKVNLLSLRAAWGISVLVWLLMAALSHQSLFISEAACPTFEPQGDFSFSVIWQKVLFLLQIILPFGLILFCNARIIRILQKRLRDPDKQPKLQRAQALVAVVVVLFALCFLPSFVARILLTIFRRSDSCRVRRALEHLSDVTSSLTYLQSVLNPVVYCFSNPTFRLSYRKVFYTLRGRGQEAEATGCNLKDSYS; encoded by the coding sequence ATGCTGGTGCTGCATATTTCCTTGTTGAGAAAATGCAGAACTTACATCTTCTGTGGCAcggggaagattttttttctttccttttgtgtgaAAGAGCAACGAGCATACCCCGAAGTCCCGGGTCTCTGCAGTTGGCTGCCACCCTTGAGTCGTCTCCAGCCGCTGACCCGCAGCGTCATGCCCCTGGCCCGCAGCGTCATGCCCCTGGCCAACTGCTCCGTGCACAGCGCGGCGGTGGAGGGGTCGCTGGCCGTGCTGCTCGTGCTGGAGTGCGGGCTGGGCCTCGTGGGCAATGCCATCGCGCTGTGGACATTCTGCTTCCGTCTGAAGGTGTGGAAGCCCTACGCCGTCTACCTGTTCAACCTGGTCATCGCCGACCTCCTGCTGACCCTCTGCCTGCCCTTCCACGCCGCCTCCTACCTGACACACAAGACCTGGAGCCTTGGACTCTCGGCCTGCCAAACCCTCATCTTCCTGCGGGCCCTCAGCCGCGGGGTGGGCGTTGCTTTCCTCACGGCCGTGGCTTTAGACCGTTATCTCCGAGTGGTCCACCCGAGGCTCAAGGTCAACCTTCTGTCCCTGCGGGCAGCCTGGGGCATCTCCGTCCTCGTCTGGCTCCTGATGGCAGCCCTCAGCCACCAGAGCTTGTTCATCTCGGAGGCTGCGTGCCCCACTTTCGAGCCCCAAGGAGATTTCTCCTTCAGCGTTATCTGGCAGAAAgtgctcttcctcctccaaatTATTCTTCCCTTTGGCCTCATCTTGTTCTGCAATGCCAGGATCATCAGGATTCTCCAGAAGAGGCTCCGAGACCCCGACAAGCAGCCCAAGCTGCAGAGGGCCCAGGCTCTGGTGGCCGTGGTCGTGGTGCTGTTTGCCCTGTGCTTTCTGCCCAGCTTCGTGGCCCGAATCTTGCTAACCATCTTCCGGAGGTCAGACAGCTGCAGGGTCCGGAGAGCCCTGGAGCACTTGTCCGACGTGACCAGCAGCCTCACCTACCTGCAGAGCGTGCTGAACCCGGTGGTGTACTGCTTCTCGAACCCCACCTTCAGACTCTCCTATCGCAAGGTCTTCTACACACTCAGAGGCCGAGGGCAGGAAGCAGAGGCCACAGGCTGCAACCTCAAAGACTCCTACTCGTGA